Proteins from one Meriones unguiculatus strain TT.TT164.6M chromosome 10, Bangor_MerUng_6.1, whole genome shotgun sequence genomic window:
- the LOC132657116 gene encoding 3 beta-hydroxysteroid dehydrogenase/Delta 5-->4-isomerase type 2-like, whose product MHTMYLKTNTKVSVLEGDILDAQYLKRACQGISVVIHTAAVIDVSGVIPRQTMLDVNLKGTKNLLEACDQASVPVFIFTSSVEVAGPNSYKQIILDGHEEDSLESQLEPSSAPALLACLPAGNCEIPAASSLQLQAPL is encoded by the exons atgcataccatgt AcctcaagacaaacacaaaggtgTCAGTGCTGGAGGGAGACATTCTGGATGCCCAGTATCTGAAGAGAGCCTGCCAGGGCATCTCTGTGGTCATCCACACCGCTGCTGTCATTGATGTCTCCGGGGTCATTCCCAGACAGACCATGCTAGATGTCAATCTGAAAG GTACCAAGAACCTACTGGAAGCCTGTGACCAAGCTAGTGTGCCAGTCTTCATCTTCACCAGCTCAGTTGAGGTGGCAGGGCCCAACTCCTACAAGCAGATCATCTTGGATGGCCATGAAGAAGACAGTCTAGAAAGCCAGTTGGAGCCTTCCTCTGCCCCTGCTCTACTGGCTTGCCTTCCTGCTGGAAACTGTGAGATTCCTGCTGCGTCCAGTCTACAACTACAGGCCCCCCTTTAA